A region of Maribacter algicola DNA encodes the following proteins:
- the iolB gene encoding 5-deoxy-glucuronate isomerase, with protein MSKESPLLVKPKKDSKVYHSITPQSANWKYLSFEARKMNQNDIWENHTKDNEMVIVLLSGNFKVECDKGSWETVNGRTDVFSGVAHTLYLPRHTAFTLTAMGGQLDIAYGWCQAEKDFEPKFVTPEDTPIVIFGGDNATRQFNDLVPPGFGCNSLVVREVYTPSGNWSSFPAHKHDERILSADGTVLEPIQEETYFYKFQKPAGYAIQQVYTKDRSLDEIVRPRHNDVVMIPKGFHPVVAEHGFHCYYLNFLAGTDQCLANTTDPDHEWIYDSWSAKDKRLPLVTAKMNQY; from the coding sequence ATGAGCAAAGAATCGCCACTTTTGGTAAAACCAAAAAAGGATTCCAAGGTTTACCACAGTATTACACCACAATCCGCAAATTGGAAATACCTTTCTTTTGAAGCTCGAAAAATGAACCAAAACGATATTTGGGAAAATCATACTAAGGATAATGAAATGGTTATTGTCCTGTTGAGCGGAAATTTTAAAGTAGAATGTGATAAGGGAAGTTGGGAAACCGTAAATGGACGAACGGATGTCTTTAGTGGTGTGGCACACACTTTGTATTTGCCAAGGCATACCGCTTTTACATTAACTGCAATGGGAGGTCAACTTGATATTGCATATGGTTGGTGCCAAGCGGAGAAAGACTTTGAACCAAAATTCGTAACGCCAGAAGATACTCCTATAGTAATTTTTGGGGGAGATAATGCTACCCGTCAGTTCAATGATTTGGTACCTCCTGGTTTTGGTTGTAATAGTTTGGTCGTACGGGAAGTGTATACACCCTCTGGTAATTGGAGCTCGTTTCCGGCCCATAAACATGATGAACGTATCTTGTCTGCGGACGGAACTGTTTTAGAGCCTATACAAGAAGAAACCTATTTTTATAAATTTCAGAAACCTGCCGGATATGCCATACAGCAGGTATATACTAAAGACCGTTCCTTGGATGAAATTGTAAGACCTCGCCACAATGATGTGGTCATGATTCCAAAAGGCTTTCATCCTGTAGTTGCGGAACATGGATTTCACTGCTATTATCTCAATTTCTTGGCCGGTACTGACCAGTGCCTCGCCAACACAACCGATCCGGACCATGAATGGATTTATGACTCATGGTCGGCAAAGGATAAAAGACTGCCCTTGGTGACTGCAAAAATGAACCAATACTAA
- a CDS encoding class II fructose-bisphosphate aldolase: protein MPVLPKELFKKCYGRYAIAAVNVFTMEQVHGLFHAGETANAPFLVQITPAARDYAHSIMLEAMVHAASKIYPKAVYAVHLDHGNEEHAKDAITSGGYQSIMIDASHEAFEDNVKITKRIVERAHEHEIFVEAELGVLSGVEDDLSIDEKHAKYTNPSEVERFVQLTKCDSLAVAVGTSHGAYKFSGVQGIQFDILEEIQRRLPEFPIVLHGGSAVNEEEVQRINRAGGQLLKNATGVPPQEIARAIKYGVCKINIATDTRLLWTRVHREFFRDHTPLFDPVIPGKEYIRAYSDFMVQKFELFGATNKASEFIKS, encoded by the coding sequence ATGCCTGTTTTACCAAAAGAGTTATTTAAAAAATGTTATGGTAGATATGCCATTGCAGCCGTTAATGTTTTCACAATGGAACAGGTTCATGGTCTTTTCCATGCGGGTGAAACGGCAAATGCGCCTTTTTTGGTGCAAATTACCCCTGCGGCTAGGGACTATGCACATTCAATCATGTTAGAGGCAATGGTCCATGCGGCATCCAAGATATATCCAAAAGCGGTTTATGCGGTTCATTTAGATCATGGAAACGAGGAACATGCCAAAGATGCCATAACTTCTGGGGGCTATCAATCCATAATGATAGATGCTTCCCACGAAGCTTTTGAGGATAATGTAAAAATCACAAAGCGTATAGTCGAAAGGGCACACGAACACGAAATTTTTGTGGAAGCAGAACTTGGTGTTCTCAGTGGTGTTGAGGATGATCTTTCCATAGATGAAAAGCATGCAAAATATACAAACCCAAGCGAGGTAGAACGCTTTGTCCAGTTAACAAAATGTGATAGCTTGGCCGTAGCCGTTGGTACAAGTCATGGAGCGTATAAGTTTTCTGGAGTCCAAGGTATTCAATTCGATATATTGGAAGAGATACAACGGAGACTACCAGAATTCCCTATAGTCCTTCATGGGGGTTCAGCAGTCAATGAAGAGGAAGTACAAAGAATAAATAGGGCAGGAGGGCAATTATTGAAGAATGCAACAGGCGTGCCTCCCCAAGAAATTGCAAGAGCCATAAAATACGGAGTCTGTAAAATTAATATTGCTACGGATACACGGCTGTTATGGACAAGGGTTCATCGGGAATTTTTTAGGGATCATACCCCTCTTTTTGACCCGGTTATTCCAGGAAAGGAGTACATAAGGGCCTACTCGGATTTTATGGTCCAGAAGTTTGAATTGTTTGGCGCAACCAATAAAGCCAGTGAGTTTATAAAATCATAA
- a CDS encoding LacI family DNA-binding transcriptional regulator — MKKGRVTITDIARELNIAPSTVSRALNNHPAIKKETKEAVKELAQQLDYQPNFLALSLLRKKSNTIGVVVPEITSHFFSAIITGIQDVIANSEYNIMICLTNESFEEEVVVIKKLLKMQVDGVLVSPASGTKEFDHFRALQKNGIPVVVFDRDCPGLEADKVLVDDYAGAFQAVEYLIKSGCKKIAHLGGPPNLSTTKHRLQGFLDALKSGNMSICEEHIAYVQGFSHEDGLEPAMTLLSSSNPPDAIFAMNDNIAISAMHVARKLGYNIPEDISIVGFDDEPHSSFFRPSLSTVWQPVYSLGMLSARIVLQRLKEDDVQRPFREEVFKPELVIRGSSR, encoded by the coding sequence ATGAAAAAGGGTAGGGTTACCATTACCGATATTGCCCGTGAATTGAACATAGCACCTTCTACCGTTTCAAGGGCTTTAAACAATCATCCAGCCATAAAAAAGGAAACTAAGGAGGCTGTTAAGGAGTTGGCACAGCAATTGGATTACCAACCAAATTTTCTGGCCTTAAGCTTACTTCGTAAAAAATCCAACACCATAGGTGTAGTTGTGCCAGAAATTACAAGTCATTTTTTTTCCGCTATAATTACGGGAATTCAAGATGTTATTGCCAATTCTGAATATAATATAATGATCTGTCTTACGAACGAATCGTTTGAAGAAGAAGTAGTGGTCATTAAAAAACTATTGAAAATGCAGGTTGATGGTGTTTTGGTATCCCCTGCATCTGGGACTAAGGAATTTGATCATTTTAGAGCCCTTCAAAAAAATGGTATTCCTGTTGTGGTCTTTGATAGGGATTGTCCGGGTTTGGAAGCTGATAAAGTCTTGGTAGACGATTATGCAGGAGCCTTTCAGGCGGTGGAATATCTCATAAAATCTGGATGTAAAAAAATAGCCCATTTGGGCGGCCCCCCCAACCTTAGTACAACCAAACATAGACTTCAGGGTTTTTTGGATGCCCTTAAAAGCGGGAATATGTCAATTTGTGAGGAGCATATAGCCTATGTCCAAGGTTTTTCGCACGAAGACGGCCTTGAACCCGCCATGACTCTATTGAGCTCATCAAATCCACCGGATGCCATTTTTGCCATGAATGACAATATTGCTATTTCAGCAATGCATGTAGCACGAAAATTAGGCTATAACATACCAGAGGACATATCCATTGTAGGATTCGACGATGAACCACATTCTTCCTTTTTTAGACCATCACTTTCAACGGTATGGCAGCCAGTATATAGTTTAGGAATGCTATCTGCAAGAATTGTTTTGCAGCGATTAAAAGAAGATGATGTACAAAGGCCATTTCGTGAAGAAGTTTTCAAGCCTGAACTTGTGATACGGGGTTCGTCTCGATAA
- a CDS encoding GH92 family glycosyl hydrolase gives MKELFSNTFFAITCVATMVLFSACKENKQLSDSNTPTKNPIDLVFPQLDTENSRWFLFSSACRPFGMVNLSPDTQIDGAWGSGYRYKTDTIKGFSHIHGWQLSGLSVMPINLKEERGNEIFKDFYSPFSHENEKVSPGFHKVHLERYGIHAELTSTKRVGLHNYTFPKESRPAVLFNLNTPLGPCENRNGELNQINDHTLTGQLEMAPTHRRPKPFKLFYHISLSTKIESIQKDTITGNYVVFTDDEQKNVLMKVGLSYTSIENAKNNMIAELDHWDFNRVVEESKNEWNNMLGRIKVEGGTEKQQKRFYTDLWHALQGRRVISDVNGAYPDSTGDTFRVAQLPLDAKGMPMFNHYNSDSFWGAQWTLNTLWGLAYPDITEEFVNSLMQYYKDGGLIPRGPSGGNYTYVMTGASTTPFIVSAVQKNIVKNNLDSIYEALRKNHMPGGIMEKAGYEHNTSLGGGLGYYLEKGYVPYPIPEGKFGGHQDGASLTLEYAYQDWTLAQFAKKLQREEDYKIFMNRSQNYKNVFDAESSWMRPKNVDGQWKSDFDPYLYENGFNESNGSQATWFVPHDILGLAQLMGGKEKAVEKLNGQFKASEKQGFTSGTSHEVEMHPEYSRIPINYGNQPSINTAFVFNHLGRPDLTQYWSREIIDKVFSGLDPSTGYNGDEDQGLMGALSVLLKMGLFQMNGGTDSDPVYDLGSPLFDKISITLHPDYFPGDKFVIETINNGIDHKQLEQVAFNGKILDTMAIEHSSIVKGGRLTFKFK, from the coding sequence ATGAAAGAACTTTTTTCAAATACATTTTTTGCCATTACATGTGTTGCCACAATGGTCTTGTTTTCCGCTTGTAAAGAAAATAAACAGCTTAGTGATTCCAATACCCCGACTAAAAATCCAATAGACTTAGTTTTTCCTCAGTTAGATACAGAAAATAGTCGGTGGTTTTTGTTTTCTTCAGCCTGCCGTCCCTTTGGTATGGTCAATCTTAGTCCAGATACACAAATTGATGGTGCATGGGGAAGTGGATACCGCTATAAAACGGATACCATAAAAGGTTTTAGTCATATTCATGGGTGGCAGTTGTCTGGTTTGTCCGTGATGCCCATTAACTTAAAAGAAGAAAGAGGAAATGAAATATTCAAGGATTTTTATTCCCCCTTTTCACATGAAAATGAAAAAGTCTCCCCGGGATTTCACAAGGTGCATTTGGAACGTTATGGGATTCACGCGGAACTGACAAGTACGAAAAGGGTAGGTTTGCATAACTACACCTTTCCAAAGGAATCAAGACCGGCCGTTTTGTTTAACTTAAACACTCCGTTAGGTCCCTGTGAAAACAGAAATGGTGAACTAAACCAAATTAATGATCATACTTTGACGGGGCAATTGGAAATGGCACCTACCCACCGCAGACCAAAACCATTTAAGTTATTTTACCATATTAGTTTGAGCACCAAAATAGAATCGATTCAGAAAGATACGATTACAGGAAATTATGTGGTATTCACGGACGACGAACAAAAAAATGTATTGATGAAGGTGGGCCTTTCGTATACCTCTATTGAAAATGCCAAAAACAATATGATTGCAGAATTGGATCATTGGGATTTTAATAGGGTAGTAGAGGAATCCAAGAATGAATGGAACAATATGTTGGGGAGAATCAAGGTTGAAGGTGGCACGGAAAAGCAGCAAAAACGGTTTTATACGGACTTGTGGCATGCCTTACAGGGCAGAAGAGTCATCAGTGATGTCAATGGGGCCTACCCGGATAGTACAGGAGACACTTTTAGGGTAGCACAATTGCCACTGGATGCTAAGGGTATGCCCATGTTCAATCATTATAACTCAGACTCATTCTGGGGCGCACAATGGACTTTGAACACCCTATGGGGCCTGGCATATCCAGATATCACGGAGGAGTTCGTAAACTCATTGATGCAATACTATAAAGATGGAGGTTTGATTCCGCGCGGACCCTCCGGTGGCAATTACACCTATGTGATGACTGGTGCATCAACAACCCCTTTTATAGTAAGTGCGGTGCAAAAGAACATTGTAAAGAATAATTTGGATTCCATTTATGAAGCGCTCAGGAAGAACCATATGCCCGGAGGTATTATGGAAAAGGCTGGCTATGAGCATAATACCTCCCTTGGAGGCGGGCTTGGATATTATTTGGAGAAAGGATATGTGCCGTATCCCATTCCAGAAGGAAAATTTGGAGGGCATCAAGATGGAGCTAGCCTTACCTTGGAATATGCTTATCAAGACTGGACCCTTGCTCAATTTGCCAAAAAGCTGCAAAGGGAAGAGGATTACAAAATTTTTATGAATCGTTCCCAAAACTATAAAAATGTATTTGACGCAGAATCGAGCTGGATGCGGCCCAAAAATGTTGATGGCCAATGGAAAAGTGATTTTGATCCCTATCTTTATGAAAATGGTTTCAATGAGAGTAATGGTTCTCAAGCCACTTGGTTTGTCCCCCATGATATTCTTGGTCTGGCGCAGTTAATGGGAGGGAAGGAAAAGGCCGTTGAGAAGTTGAATGGACAGTTTAAGGCCTCGGAAAAACAAGGTTTTACTTCCGGAACCTCCCACGAGGTAGAAATGCATCCTGAATATAGTCGTATTCCTATAAATTATGGGAACCAACCCTCTATAAACACAGCTTTTGTTTTTAATCATCTCGGCAGGCCCGATCTTACACAATATTGGTCTCGGGAAATCATTGATAAGGTCTTTAGCGGACTAGACCCAAGCACTGGATATAATGGCGATGAGGACCAAGGACTGATGGGGGCATTGTCCGTGTTGCTAAAAATGGGTCTGTTTCAAATGAACGGTGGAACTGATTCAGACCCTGTTTATGACCTTGGAAGCCCACTATTTGACAAGATTTCAATAACCCTTCATCCTGACTATTTTCCTGGTGATAAATTTGTGATTGAAACCATTAATAACGGTATAGACCACAAGCAGTTGGAGCAAGTAGCTTTTAACGGAAAAATATTGGACACTATGGCAATTGAACATTCCAGTATTGTCAAAGGGGGTAGGTTGACCTTCAAATTTAAGTAA
- a CDS encoding RagB/SusD family nutrient uptake outer membrane protein, with protein MKNRFLTITVLMMALLVWSCTDLVEERIDEAEFGEQADVISGSIAPAYGYMSWVWRHTNLYGLLLVSSDEAILPFRGGTDWFDGGKYLATHSHNFTPSNDLIRDGWNQLTTAISRTLSAIEVLRPLAEEGNTEAMEALHEMVALRAYWNMLMLDGWGLVLKKESSDELSEVLRGQDAVDYIQSELLSVVEVINTNRGPGRITQSAVWGFLARLHLNAAVYRDPYGSPNFTQEDMNAVIQYTDNIINSGNFSLSPEYFDLFNDDNNTNPEAIFNIDQRGVLRLEHNRWAYWSIAGSMFGRPEFPSADGTDGPAFASDFIQTWIDAYDADPAEVDARFYQMNTIIPEAQLLDFEGREKVLATETENSYFCVEPLEFEMDRGIIRGIPWGPRKGDDGQFLTCETGGVRIYPVQQRKGNGPDRDVAYVDHTLEIDFTNEGSFHNTGYRCAKYQFSRTSPNANNFSSVDMVLMRLAEIYLMRAEAKLRNGDNAGALADVNFVRAGRTARPEQTPPPLASIDLDIMFRERGFELYWEGFRRTDQIRFGTYESTWVEKTDSDPNKRLFPIPQSAVDAASGIDGFLEQNQGY; from the coding sequence ATGAAAAATAGATTTCTAACAATTACAGTGCTTATGATGGCCTTATTGGTATGGAGCTGTACCGATTTGGTCGAGGAAAGGATTGACGAGGCCGAATTTGGCGAACAAGCCGATGTCATTAGCGGCTCTATTGCACCCGCTTATGGCTACATGTCGTGGGTATGGCGCCACACCAATTTATATGGTCTTTTGTTGGTTTCTTCAGATGAGGCGATTCTGCCCTTTAGGGGAGGAACGGATTGGTTCGATGGCGGCAAATATTTGGCTACCCATTCCCACAACTTTACCCCCAGTAACGATTTGATACGGGATGGATGGAACCAGCTGACCACCGCAATCTCAAGAACCTTGTCCGCCATTGAGGTGCTAAGGCCCTTGGCGGAGGAAGGCAACACGGAGGCAATGGAGGCATTGCACGAAATGGTTGCGTTACGGGCTTATTGGAACATGTTAATGTTGGATGGTTGGGGCCTTGTTCTAAAAAAGGAATCCTCAGATGAACTTTCTGAAGTATTACGTGGGCAAGATGCTGTTGACTATATCCAAAGTGAATTGCTCTCTGTGGTAGAGGTAATCAACACAAACAGGGGCCCTGGGCGTATAACCCAGTCCGCTGTATGGGGCTTTTTGGCAAGGTTGCACTTAAATGCTGCCGTGTATAGAGATCCCTATGGCTCGCCCAATTTTACCCAAGAGGACATGAATGCTGTGATACAATACACGGATAATATCATCAACTCTGGGAATTTTAGCCTTTCCCCAGAATATTTTGACCTCTTCAATGACGACAATAACACGAATCCAGAAGCTATTTTTAACATTGATCAAAGAGGGGTGCTTCGGTTGGAGCATAATAGGTGGGCCTATTGGTCCATTGCAGGTTCAATGTTTGGAAGACCGGAGTTTCCTAGTGCGGATGGTACGGATGGTCCTGCCTTTGCCTCGGATTTTATACAGACGTGGATAGATGCTTACGATGCAGATCCAGCAGAGGTAGATGCACGGTTCTACCAAATGAATACGATTATTCCGGAAGCTCAATTGTTGGATTTTGAAGGGCGGGAAAAAGTGCTTGCTACAGAAACCGAAAATAGTTATTTCTGTGTTGAACCTTTGGAATTCGAAATGGACAGGGGCATTATCCGCGGCATACCATGGGGACCTAGAAAGGGAGACGATGGGCAATTTTTGACCTGTGAAACCGGAGGCGTACGGATTTATCCCGTGCAACAACGTAAGGGCAATGGACCTGATAGGGATGTGGCCTATGTAGACCATACCTTGGAAATTGACTTCACCAACGAAGGATCTTTTCACAATACAGGTTACCGCTGCGCCAAATACCAATTTAGCCGTACTTCACCCAATGCCAATAATTTCAGCAGTGTTGATATGGTCTTGATGCGCTTGGCCGAAATTTACCTTATGCGGGCTGAGGCTAAACTGCGCAATGGCGACAACGCTGGTGCCCTGGCCGATGTTAACTTTGTAAGGGCCGGAAGAACGGCAAGACCGGAACAAACACCACCACCACTAGCGTCCATAGATTTGGATATCATGTTCAGGGAACGTGGGTTTGAACTCTATTGGGAAGGCTTTAGAAGAACTGATCAAATTCGTTTTGGTACCTATGAGAGTACTTGGGTCGAAAAAACGGATTCTGATCCAAACAAAAGACTGTTCCCCATTCCGCAAAGCGCTGTAGATGCAGCGTCTGGAATAGATGGTTTCTTAGAACAGAACCAAGGATATTAG
- a CDS encoding SusC/RagA family TonB-linked outer membrane protein produces the protein MKYFLLMMMLGVTMISWSQRSVTGKVTDEQNIPLPGANVVEMGTSNGTTTDFDGNFTITVQDLDAVLEISYIGYRSTEVSLNGQTSISVQLTEDATQLEDVVVVGYGVQKKSDITGSIASVKSENFNQGVVANPGQLLQGKLAGVNVTNVSGEPGANQNIIIRGVGSLRSGTTPLFVIDGFVINNSDTGVANNPLNFINPQDIESIDVLKDASATAIYGARAANGVIVITTKKGKAGKTEMNLNVSTAFATIANPMNVFSASEFRNQVPAVGGTLFDGGANTDWQDELTRTGISKNINLSMSGGTADKFSYFVSTGLDDQQGTLNNSSLKRYSGRVNLTQKALDGKFNVDFNLTASRTLNERPDTEGNIVDMLQLNPTLPPFTNGEPTFFIERLNPLERNRIYLDEANSNRILANIMPSFEIVKGLTYKTNLGIDYISTNRDVQFLPYQLLEGFENGTLDTRTTVNSNTLVENTLTYVLNTGNHGLTLLAGHSYQEFLYEQKRFEMEGFANNGIEPRYQDQISTEIFPTSQTGTAYKDEIQSFFGRVNYTYADKYLLTATMRADGSSRFGADNKYGYFPSFALGWNIANESFMENSTVFNTLKLRASWGRTGNQDGIPSKVSLASFIDSKADNDTYPINGTETTLDDYPFGTVPVRTAFPGLKWEVTTQTNVGLDFALFQNRITGSLDYFSKVASDVVLFANRVDPIQPTEKIWTNIEELEIQNNGLELALDYRGDFSSDFTYNIGGNISYTDNKVVNSPFAVLTSGAAQGAGQTGATINGYINDEPIGAFYMKEFIGIGDDGLNQFRDVVPDGQSLDNDRIVAGSALPDLIYAFYLKMNYKNFDLGLNFNGVSGNKIYNHTAMSLFNKGQLSRNLNTTPFAAEFPSESLSNSNEVSTRYLENGSFLRLNNATLGYTLRPSEIGLGDLVNTLRFTVTGQNLFVITDYSGFDPEINTGNTIDGIQTFGIDRYTYPAPRTLLIGLNVSF, from the coding sequence ATGAAATATTTTTTATTAATGATGATGCTGGGTGTTACCATGATTTCGTGGTCGCAGCGTTCAGTTACGGGTAAAGTAACTGATGAGCAAAACATACCTCTTCCAGGTGCTAATGTCGTGGAAATGGGTACTTCCAATGGCACTACAACAGATTTTGATGGTAACTTTACCATTACCGTTCAAGACTTGGATGCAGTATTGGAGATTTCCTATATTGGTTATAGATCCACTGAGGTATCTTTGAACGGACAAACTAGTATATCCGTTCAGTTAACAGAGGATGCCACCCAACTAGAGGACGTAGTGGTCGTTGGTTATGGGGTTCAAAAGAAATCGGATATTACTGGATCCATTGCTTCCGTTAAGAGCGAAAATTTCAATCAAGGGGTTGTTGCAAATCCGGGACAATTGCTTCAAGGTAAATTGGCCGGTGTAAATGTAACCAATGTAAGTGGGGAGCCCGGAGCCAATCAAAACATTATTATTAGGGGTGTTGGAAGTTTGAGATCTGGCACAACACCACTGTTCGTGATAGATGGTTTTGTCATCAACAATTCAGATACAGGGGTGGCCAATAATCCATTGAACTTCATTAATCCACAGGACATTGAGTCCATCGATGTCCTAAAGGATGCATCGGCCACGGCTATTTATGGAGCCAGGGCGGCCAATGGGGTAATTGTGATTACAACCAAAAAGGGTAAGGCAGGTAAAACGGAAATGAACCTGAACGTTTCTACGGCCTTTGCAACCATTGCCAATCCTATGAACGTGTTTTCCGCTAGTGAATTTAGGAATCAAGTGCCCGCGGTGGGAGGCACGCTATTTGATGGAGGAGCCAATACGGACTGGCAAGATGAACTTACACGTACGGGCATTTCCAAGAATATAAACCTTTCCATGAGCGGTGGCACGGCAGATAAGTTTTCCTATTTTGTCTCCACAGGTTTGGATGACCAGCAGGGCACGCTCAATAACAGTTCCCTTAAACGTTACTCAGGTAGGGTAAACCTCACCCAAAAGGCCTTGGACGGAAAGTTTAACGTAGACTTCAATTTAACGGCCTCCCGTACCTTGAACGAAAGACCGGATACCGAAGGTAATATAGTGGATATGTTGCAGTTGAATCCCACCTTGCCACCGTTTACCAATGGGGAACCCACTTTCTTTATTGAAAGATTGAATCCTTTGGAGCGTAACCGTATCTATTTGGATGAGGCCAATAGTAACAGGATTTTGGCGAATATTATGCCTTCTTTTGAAATTGTTAAGGGGCTTACCTACAAAACGAACTTGGGAATAGATTATATCTCCACCAATAGGGACGTGCAATTTCTTCCTTACCAATTGTTGGAGGGTTTTGAAAATGGTACCTTGGATACCAGGACAACGGTCAATAGCAATACCTTGGTAGAAAACACATTAACTTATGTGTTGAATACCGGGAATCATGGCCTTACCCTATTGGCAGGGCACTCATACCAAGAATTTCTATATGAGCAAAAACGTTTTGAGATGGAAGGTTTTGCAAATAATGGCATTGAGCCAAGGTATCAGGACCAAATTAGTACGGAAATTTTCCCTACCAGTCAAACGGGCACTGCATATAAAGATGAAATTCAGTCTTTCTTTGGTAGGGTAAATTATACGTATGCGGATAAGTACTTATTGACGGCCACCATGAGGGCTGACGGTTCCTCACGCTTTGGTGCGGACAATAAATACGGTTACTTCCCTTCCTTCGCTTTGGGCTGGAATATTGCCAATGAGAGTTTTATGGAGAACAGTACGGTGTTCAATACCTTAAAATTGAGGGCCAGTTGGGGACGTACTGGGAATCAAGATGGCATACCAAGTAAAGTGAGTTTGGCCAGTTTTATAGACTCAAAGGCAGACAATGACACCTATCCTATCAATGGTACGGAAACCACCTTGGATGACTACCCTTTTGGTACCGTGCCCGTAAGGACGGCGTTCCCCGGCTTAAAATGGGAGGTGACCACCCAGACCAATGTGGGTCTTGATTTTGCCCTTTTCCAAAATAGGATAACGGGATCTTTGGATTACTTTTCAAAAGTGGCCAGTGATGTGGTTCTTTTTGCCAATAGGGTGGACCCCATTCAGCCTACGGAAAAAATATGGACCAATATCGAGGAATTGGAAATACAGAACAATGGGTTGGAGCTGGCCTTGGATTATAGAGGTGACTTTAGCTCTGATTTTACCTATAACATTGGAGGTAACATTAGCTACACGGACAATAAGGTCGTAAACTCACCTTTTGCCGTTTTGACTTCGGGTGCTGCCCAAGGTGCAGGCCAAACGGGTGCCACCATTAATGGTTATATCAACGATGAACCCATAGGTGCCTTTTATATGAAGGAATTTATCGGTATCGGTGATGATGGCCTCAACCAATTTAGGGATGTAGTGCCAGATGGACAATCCTTGGATAACGACAGGATTGTGGCGGGCAGTGCGCTTCCAGACCTTATCTATGCCTTTTACCTTAAAATGAACTATAAGAACTTTGATTTAGGGCTTAATTTTAATGGGGTATCTGGCAACAAGATTTACAATCACACCGCCATGTCTTTGTTCAACAAAGGACAGCTTAGTAGAAATTTGAACACGACCCCTTTTGCGGCCGAGTTCCCTTCGGAGAGCCTTAGCAATTCCAATGAGGTCTCTACAAGGTATCTTGAAAATGGTAGTTTCCTCAGGCTCAACAATGCTACTTTGGGTTATACCTTGCGTCCTTCGGAAATTGGTTTGGGCGATTTGGTGAATACCTTAAGGTTCACCGTAACCGGTCAGAATTTATTCGTGATCACGGATTATTCAGGGTTTGACCCTGAGATCAATACCGGAAATACCATAGATGGTATACAGACATTTGGTATCGATAGGTATACTTATCCTGCGCCAAGAACACTTTTGATCGGATTAAATGTGTCGTTTTAA